The following are encoded together in the Campylobacter devanensis genome:
- the dcd gene encoding dCTP deaminase: MGLKSDKWIRQMSLEHKMITPFCEENIGRGVVSYGLSSYGYDIRVGNEFKIFTNVGGTVVDPKNFDEKNVVDFIGDICIVPPNSFALARTVEYFIMPRDTLAICLGKSTYARCGIIVNVTPFEPGFEGHITIEISNTTPLPAKIYANEGIAQVLFLQGDEICETSYADKNGKYQSQTGITLPRILQ; the protein is encoded by the coding sequence ATGGGTTTAAAAAGTGATAAATGGATACGCCAAATGAGCTTAGAACACAAGATGATAACTCCATTTTGTGAAGAGAATATCGGTCGTGGCGTTGTCAGCTATGGGCTTTCTAGTTATGGATATGATATTAGGGTTGGAAATGAATTTAAAATCTTTACAAATGTAGGTGGTACAGTTGTAGACCCTAAAAATTTTGATGAGAAAAATGTAGTTGATTTCATCGGTGATATCTGTATTGTGCCACCAAATTCATTTGCCTTAGCTAGGACGGTGGAGTATTTCATAATGCCTAGAGATACCCTAGCTATATGCCTTGGCAAAAGTACATACGCAAGGTGTGGGATAATAGTCAATGTAACGCCATTTGAGCCTGGATTTGAAGGACATATCACAATTGAAATTTCAAATACAACCCCACTTCCAGCTAAAATTTACGCAAATGAGGGGATAGCTCAGGTGCTATTTTTACAAGGGGATGAGATTTGTGAAACTAGCTACGCTGACAAAAATGGCAAATATCAATCCCAAACTGGCATAACCCTACCAAGAATACTACAATAA
- the accB gene encoding acetyl-CoA carboxylase biotin carboxyl carrier protein, which produces MTRDEIKELMSFFDETNINKIKIKDGDFVIELEKHEPCEQIAPAPACPTIPAPAPINVVVNEKTVTTSTATDTLNAPMVGTFYIAPSPGAPSFVKVGQTVKKGDTIGIIEAMKIMNEIEAEFDCRITKALIADGQPVEFGMALFEVEKL; this is translated from the coding sequence ATGACAAGAGATGAGATTAAAGAGCTTATGAGCTTTTTTGATGAGACAAACATTAATAAAATTAAGATAAAAGATGGTGATTTCGTAATCGAGCTAGAAAAACATGAGCCATGCGAGCAAATAGCCCCAGCTCCAGCTTGCCCTACAATCCCAGCTCCAGCCCCAATCAATGTAGTAGTAAATGAAAAAACAGTAACTACTTCAACAGCAACTGATACATTAAACGCACCGATGGTAGGGACATTTTATATAGCTCCAAGTCCAGGCGCTCCAAGCTTTGTTAAGGTAGGTCAAACAGTGAAAAAAGGCGACACTATAGGCATTATAGAAGCGATGAAAATTATGAATGAGATTGAAGCTGAGTTTGATTGTAGAATTACAAAAGCCCTAATCGCAGATGGCCAACCGGTGGAATTTGGTATGGCGTTATTTGAGGTTGAAAAACTATGA
- a CDS encoding acetyl-CoA carboxylase biotin carboxylase subunit, translating into MREIKRILIANRGEIALRALRTIQEMGKEAVVVHSTADKDALYVKYADASICIGGARSSESYLHIPAIITACEISEADAIFPGYGFLSENQNFVEICEKHNIKFIGPSVEAMALMSDKSKAKQMMMRAGIPVVPGSDGAIKDMEMAKKLASEIGYPVIIKAAAGGGGRGMRVVEKEEDLEKSFWSAESEAMSAFGDGTMYMEKYISNPRHIEVQVLGDEYGNVIHVGERDCSMQRRHQKLIEESPAVILDDETRAQLHQTAVNAAKAIGYTGAGTFEFLYDQRDNKFYFIEMNTRLQVEHCVSEMCSGLDLIEWMIRISQGERLPEQKDIKLSGHSIECRITAEDPKSFTPNPGKITKYVAPGGRNVRMDSHVYEGYSVPPYYDSMIGKLIVHDIDRNRAIAKMKVALDELIIQGIKTTKDFHINMMNNDDFINNLYDTNYLAKH; encoded by the coding sequence ATGAGAGAGATTAAAAGAATCCTAATAGCAAATCGTGGTGAAATAGCTCTTAGAGCACTTAGAACTATCCAAGAGATGGGTAAAGAAGCAGTTGTAGTGCATTCTACAGCTGATAAAGATGCTCTTTATGTTAAATACGCTGATGCTAGTATCTGTATAGGTGGTGCTAGAAGTAGTGAGAGCTATCTACATATCCCAGCTATTATCACAGCTTGCGAGATTAGCGAAGCTGATGCGATATTTCCAGGTTATGGATTTTTGAGCGAAAATCAAAATTTCGTAGAAATTTGCGAAAAGCACAATATCAAATTTATAGGCCCAAGCGTAGAGGCTATGGCTTTAATGAGTGATAAAAGCAAAGCCAAACAGATGATGATGAGAGCGGGAATTCCAGTTGTACCAGGTAGTGATGGCGCTATCAAAGATATGGAAATGGCTAAAAAATTAGCTAGTGAAATTGGCTATCCAGTGATTATAAAAGCAGCCGCAGGTGGCGGTGGCCGTGGTATGAGAGTGGTAGAGAAAGAAGAGGATTTAGAAAAGAGCTTTTGGTCAGCTGAAAGCGAGGCTATGAGTGCCTTTGGTGATGGGACAATGTATATGGAAAAATATATCTCAAATCCACGCCACATAGAGGTTCAAGTCCTAGGCGATGAGTATGGCAATGTAATCCATGTAGGTGAAAGAGATTGCTCAATGCAACGCCGCCACCAAAAATTAATAGAAGAGAGCCCAGCAGTAATTTTAGATGATGAAACTAGGGCCCAACTCCACCAAACAGCCGTAAATGCTGCTAAAGCCATAGGATATACGGGTGCTGGGACTTTTGAGTTTTTATACGATCAAAGGGATAATAAATTTTATTTTATTGAGATGAATACAAGACTCCAAGTTGAGCATTGTGTAAGTGAGATGTGTAGCGGATTAGACTTGATAGAGTGGATGATACGAATCTCACAAGGCGAGAGATTGCCAGAGCAAAAAGATATCAAATTAAGTGGCCACTCAATAGAGTGTAGAATCACAGCCGAAGACCCAAAAAGCTTCACTCCAAATCCAGGTAAAATCACAAAATATGTCGCCCCAGGCGGTAGAAATGTCAGAATGGATAGCCATGTTTATGAGGGTTATAGCGTTCCGCCGTATTATGATAGCATGATAGGCAAATTAATCGTCCATGATATAGATAGAAATAGAGCTATTGCCAAGATGAAAGTCGCACTTGATGAGCTAATCATACAAGGGATTAAAACAACCAAAGATTTTCATATAAATATGATGAATAATGATGATTTTATCAATAATTTATATGATACAAACTATTTGGCAAAGCATTAA
- the cas4 gene encoding CRISPR-associated protein Cas4, which yields MILVSHIRQFVFCPRILYFYTFCDIKPVYPEYVSSGSQYHNKQNELFKNRKFIKFKLPIIKAYSNLYLQDSSMQGVADLVLECQNEIIVAEFKNQNKPILNKGTKMQLIAYSKLASKHFNKPFFKIMLICSNNLKFKIFDINSDDLAQFNSTIDKINKMLNQELFPQSCASIAACMQCEFKNYCDDRE from the coding sequence ATGATTTTAGTTAGCCATATTAGACAATTTGTATTTTGTCCTAGGATTTTATATTTTTATACATTTTGCGATATTAAGCCAGTATATCCAGAGTATGTAAGCTCAGGCTCACAATATCACAATAAACAAAACGAACTATTTAAAAATAGAAAATTTATCAAATTTAAGCTGCCAATTATAAAAGCATATAGCAATCTATATTTGCAAGATTCATCTATGCAAGGAGTAGCAGATTTGGTGCTAGAGTGCCAAAATGAGATAATTGTAGCTGAGTTTAAAAATCAAAACAAGCCAATACTAAATAAAGGCACTAAAATGCAGCTTATAGCCTACTCAAAGCTAGCTAGTAAGCATTTTAATAAACCATTTTTTAAGATAATGCTAATTTGTAGTAATAATCTTAAATTTAAGATATTTGATATAAACAGTGATGATTTAGCCCAATTTAATAGCACGATAGATAAGATTAATAAAATGTTAAATCAAGAGCTATTTCCGCAAAGTTGTGCTAGTATAGCTGCTTGTATGCAGTGTGAATTTAAAAACTACTGTGATGATAGAGAATGA
- the cas2 gene encoding CRISPR-associated endonuclease Cas2, whose amino-acid sequence MRYLICYDIENSKNRTKLFERLKDFGLLAVQKSVFYGELSRADKLAIKELLSKYCAKSDKAIIASVNLDFNDTLGYTKECFESKIYEII is encoded by the coding sequence ATGAGATATCTAATCTGCTACGATATAGAAAATAGTAAAAACAGGACAAAGCTATTTGAAAGATTAAAAGATTTTGGGCTTTTAGCTGTGCAAAAATCAGTATTTTATGGGGAGTTAAGTCGAGCTGATAAGCTAGCCATTAAAGAACTCTTATCTAAATATTGCGCTAAAAGCGATAAGGCGATTATCGCATCTGTAAATTTAGATTTTAATGATACTTTAGGCTATACCAAAGAGTGTTTTGAGAGTAAAATATATGAGATTATTTAG
- the cas1 gene encoding CRISPR-associated endonuclease Cas1 — protein sequence MKHLVINSFGLFLGLKSQRIVIYQNKEIIKEIALKSLKTISINSNGITISSDLIFACSVRGIKIFYQNFNTFSATHTLYEHKGVNVLKQQFSSKDNAKGLMLAKELIIGKIKNQRSTILYFSRNKNNEQKNTALIAMQKAIDTLKSSKIIDTNDIFSIEANAAHRYFEFLKFNSLLPSSFEHRTKRASSEISNQALNYGYAILLNIIYKSIINAGLNPYFGVLHTMRSAKPSLALDIMEEYRSFIVDRNIIKIRSSLKGELNAELKKSNSFKYIKFIK from the coding sequence ATGAAACATCTAGTTATTAATAGTTTTGGGCTATTTTTAGGATTAAAGTCTCAAAGGATAGTAATATATCAAAATAAAGAGATAATAAAAGAGATAGCCCTTAAATCATTAAAAACCATATCTATAAATTCAAACGGTATAACCATTTCTAGCGATTTAATCTTTGCTTGTAGTGTGCGTGGAATAAAGATTTTCTATCAAAACTTTAACACATTTAGTGCTACGCATACACTTTATGAACATAAAGGAGTAAATGTATTAAAACAGCAATTTTCATCTAAAGATAATGCCAAGGGATTGATGCTAGCAAAAGAGTTAATAATCGGAAAGATTAAAAATCAACGTTCTACAATTTTATACTTTTCTAGAAATAAAAATAACGAGCAAAAAAACACTGCATTAATTGCTATGCAAAAAGCAATTGATACACTAAAAAGCTCAAAAATAATAGACACAAATGATATATTTAGTATTGAGGCTAATGCTGCTCATAGATATTTTGAATTTCTCAAATTTAACTCTCTTTTGCCATCTAGTTTTGAACACCGCACCAAAAGAGCAAGCAGTGAAATATCAAATCAAGCTTTAAATTATGGCTATGCAATACTATTAAATATAATCTATAAAAGTATTATAAATGCCGGATTAAATCCATATTTTGGAGTTTTACATACTATGCGAAGCGCCAAGCCATCTTTAGCCTTAGATATTATGGAGGAGTACAGAAGCTTTATAGTAGATAGAAATATTATTAAAATTCGCTCATCTCTCAAAGGCGAATTAAATGCAGAATTAAAAAAAAGTAATAGCTTCAAATATATTAAATTCATTAAATAA